The Phaseolus vulgaris cultivar G19833 chromosome 5, P. vulgaris v2.0, whole genome shotgun sequence genomic interval gttttgaaagaatttttttaaaagtttgcaaGATTGATGTTTAGTTTTGCACTAATTCAAGATTTGATCATAGGAGTTTCCTGGTTTCTGTAAtctcaggtgttttctattcctttcatgattcttgtaattgtactttcataaacttgtaagtgtgtgtgaaatcctgtaaagtcagagggtattctgacttgaggtgtgtggttgcaaagagggtgagtgggtcttgtggttttcaaggtcacctctttgtggttgtgttATTGTAATCTGTgagtgattactagtggaacccagtggttgttctgggaactggatgtagttcaaggttgagtgaaccagtataaaattggttgtgtatctctctctctctctctcactccttataactgtttgttttaattctgcttttgttgctgctataaacaaccggttaaaacgtattttcaaccggttaaaattcTGTAAACAGTTTATTAATCATTGTTTGATTGTTTTCCTTGATTGCTTTATCTGTGAATTGTGTTAAAGCTTCATTCCTAATCAATCTTTGCGAAagtattttataaacaattcatccccctctcttgtttaagccatcaattcttacaattTTTACCTTTCCACATTGATAATCTCTTCTTATCTTTGATAGCATCAGGTCCCAAAAAGTTGCCTTAGTCGAGTTACCCCCTATAGCCAAGTCAAGGTATATAAAAGGGATATTCATAATGGTACATTGTAGAACATCTAAAATGATTCTAGTGTAATCCTATCCTCACCTACAACACCAATTTTgctcttaaaaaaattaactctaAGGCTATAGTAGATTCAAAACATTTAGACATAGCTTTAAAAGTACGAATATTTTGAATATTAGAATCGCATAAAAACAAGGTTTCGTTCACGAACTGAAGGAGCTTCACCTCCACATTGTTGGCACCAACTTTCAATCCAAATAAAACTTCCTTTCTAGTAGCTTGATTTACTAAACCTAATAAGCCTTGAGCCACGATTAAAAATAAGAGCGGTGAAATCGGATCCCCTAGTCTGAGGCCTCTAGATGGTTTGAATTCCTTAGTTGGGCTTTCGTTAACTAAGACAGATATAGATGATGACTCCAGGCATGCTTTGATCCATTGTGACAATTTTTCGCAAAAGCCCATCCTAGCCATCATATAGAATAAGAAATCCCAACTAATTCAGTCGTAcgttttttaaaaatcaatttttattatcaccccactcttccttttcttttttagttCATCCACAACCTCATTTGCTACTAAAACATTGTCTAATAGACCTCTTAGGGAGAGGAAGGCAGATTGTGAGGCGTCAATTACCTTCTCAAGGACTTTCTTGATTCTGATAGACAAAATTTTAGAGATAGCCTTATAGATGCAACCTACAAAAGATATGAGTTTGTACTCATCCAGAGATTGAGGGTTGGAGGACTTGGCAATCAAAGTGATGAAAGACGAATTATACCTTTTTAGTAGTCTTCCATAAGAGTGGAAATCCTACATTGCCTCAATAAAATCATTCTTTATGATattgatgactattttacgacAAATGTACcgtgtcaaaagtaataatttgtctctAAGGACAAATATTGAACCCACAAGGAAAAGttgaattctcaagtataagattcactaaatagaaaacaataagtAAGAGTTTGttggatgtttgttgtgtatgagATTGCAAGCATGTAAATAAAGCAAATTAAAGAGTTGTtgattcaattgggaaaattggtATTGGGGTTTAttcttctcactcttttgtattttgaaaaacatgataatatttgattgatattaatgcccatataaaattcatttatatcaattcctcgcatataaaattattaagatagtctcctaaatatcgattcctcgcatatttataaaaactcctaATCGTTATGAGCAGAtgttgataacaattaacatttcaaatatattcctagcattcaaatatgctaagcattatcatttaggtcaaacGCTTAGAAATATTTTTCAGTCAGATCTAACgatcaaaatcatgataaaTCAAGcgtttaagaataaaatgacaataccagtcatcaattaaaatcaaaatattatatttaaatatcaactcaatacataagagtttgaacaaattactctcaatcccaaaggataTAATTAGTCATTCCTGTTGGttattacaagcatggaaagcaagaaaaaaagatccaggatgtttctccttgccGATTACCTCCTTTAGGATTTTCTATCACTTTCTATTAGGGTTGTGCCTCACGCCTCaaatttaacctagttgggcttgggttaagtgacttctcgcctaGGCATGATTGGGCTCACTTGGGCAAGTTCCTTTGGAGTGATCTGGCTTAGGCGAGtttttgggagagttttgaaCATTCCAGCTTTTCCTTTTCATGTTGTCTATTCTCCTTTAGCCCTTTCGTCTCCATTTGCCTATAGaatcttgaaattaacacaaatttgagaataaaaatcattcttattcatattaaatCACAAAACATGTAAAAAATGTTTAAGTTCATAAAATATAggttaaattatagttattttatcaataaatatccaTAAGTCTATGTcttttaatacaaaatattacggaaatatgacacttataaGATATGTCAGTGTTTCTTGATGAAGCTAGAGCTAACATCATCAGAATCGGGGATTTTACAGCTCCCATAGTCCCAAATTGCTTCCTTGACTTTTACTTCCTCAAAGGGGCAATTAACATGCTGTTCTCGGCATCATATATTTTCTGTAAAGGGATATTATCCAATCTGATCCTGAAATTATCCATCGTTGACATCCTGCTTGAGAAGAACTTTAAAACCTCATTCTTTACCATATTCGATTCTTTGATCCACTTATCATTGCAAAGCACCCTGTTAATttcactttttcttcttctctaactAATCATGGCGTGGAAGAACTTAGAATTTGAATCCCTACCACTGTGACCTAGAATTTTGTTGGAGCAGAGACTTGTTTCTCATACTAGTGATATGTAACTAACACGGAATGTCCCTACGTTCATCGTTTGCAATGTCATCTAGgttattattttcattcttCTTATTTCCAACCTAAGATGTACTGCTTACTCCTTGACCAAAGTTGTAACCACTCATTTAAAACTATGATtttattacactacaagaaaaacgcgaattacatacagatcaaaatccgtatgtaaatattggcaccataaaataaaattagaagtgAATGTGAATAATATCAGCaaccaaagaaaatttaaccactacaccaagcaaattctttagttttattatgatttttattatacttattattactaacaatattaatattactaacaatattaatattactaacaatattaataatactaacaatattaataatactaacaatattaataatactaacatattaacaatattaataatactaacatattaacaatattaataatactaacaatactaacaatactaacaatattaataatactaacaataataataatactaacaatattaacatatgaatcacatttaatttatctataatatacttgaatctaaacatgatttattatattatctattagtatgaatcacatttaatatatgtcatactcatagtcatcatattacctattacattaaaatcaactatcatactaattattattttacgatcatattgacttaattaagttcattataggtagttggttttacttgtgtgttatagtaaagaatattgtcaacaaacaatattatcttttaacttagaatgatgacttttacattaactattaattaaatctctaatacagattactagttagcttatcattatagtttaaactatattaattattccataaaGCTATGTAAAAAGATGTTACTAAATAACCTtttctactaatatataaatcataatgacaaagtgattaaataacttataatttaaaatattttacaaattatatattatatcaattttaatctatgtaagtaaatatttgaaaataagattttttttatcgacaaagaataaaaaaaattaaaggaaacattttaaggatatttcaatccttatacaagaatctcaaatcagaacagaagtgtaagatacaagcacctatatagccatctaacaaaaacttcacaactagctataataacctatatttgaaaataagatatcaaataattttatattaatatatatatatatatataatatgaaagtaaatttaaatttaaccatgagttttaaaaaattaatgattaaataaaaaaatatattaatcaatatatgtatttatagtattaaagttatattaatattatataatttcttcctttttctctctatctatctatatccggataaaaataatattactcaagtcaaataaaactactatacacaataaatatctaaatgtatatttatatcaaagttaatattaattatatgaatataatattgataatatgaatataatattaataatatgaatattaataaatattaacaatatgaataatattaataatatgaatataatgttaataataatattaattataatattaaaaatatgaataatattaataaatattaaaaatataaataatataaataatattaataaatattaataatataaatataatattaatataatttattttattactattattaataatatatgaatataatttattttattataaattgtattaacatgaataaattatattaacatgtataaattatattaatatgtataagtataataaaaatgacaaTATAAACAAAGAACTTATCTAAATTCGAGGACTATTTGAgtcttacatacggattttaacattatgtaattccaatttttcttgtagtaatcGTCCTCTTTATCATAAACTTCATCCCTTCTATGAACCTATTGAAATCAAATATCTTCCTGCTTTCATTTCTTCCAAAATTTACATCCTACGCTCCTCCTTATTCTTAATAGCATTAAAATAACCTACTAAACACCAAGTTTTACATGCCTTCTTATCCTTTAACTTAAAAAATCCTGCCATAAGATGATTTTGTCTTTGATGTTTCAAGGAGTACACATTTATAATAACAACACATATAATCTTATTTAAGAAATTTCCAATTAAAACCACGACATGCCTACTATGTATAAAATCAATATTATTGAACCCCACATATATGAGTTATGAGTTTGCTTATATTAGATAATTTAATTTCTCGGATGTATAACATTTTGATCCCTTCCGATACAATTAGCTCTTTTATCCACTTTACAAGTTGCCGACCATCTAATGCTTCTAATCTGACCAAGACATTTTTTTTACCCATTACATTCAAAtccaattttcatttttaactgaagctaaagaaaataaaataaacaatacatattacaaaatagaaaatatcTTGCGGCCAatcatttataaaagaaaaactaataattaaataaaatataataaaataatacacaCAAAAATGAATAATGAAAAAGTCAACTAAATCCATCAAAATTAAGCAGAAGAACAAAAGCAGCCACACAAAAACTGACAAGTGCACGATGGCATCCACGGAATTCGGGTGTGCCGGACGGGATCACCTCCGGGTTTTTACCGCCGAGTCTGACGGGTTTTCTGTACACTTTCAACCCGGAATTGTTCATTTCCACATTTGCCCCTCCCCACAAACGATGCCGTTTCGTGTACCACCAAACAATCTTGTACTTCACCGCCGTAGTGAAGTCCACGCGGTACACCACCTTCTCGGCAACTGCCTCGGTGAGGTTAACGCCGCCGTTGAGGGAGCCAGGCTTAAAGGCTTTCTTGTCGTGGCCCTGGTAGAAGCGCTCCACGGTGGCGTTCCCGAGGGGGCGCGTGGTGTTGACGCTGACGAAGATCTTGAAAGCGAGGTGAACGTCGTCGTATTTGATTCCGGAGTCCTTGTTGCCGTTGACAAGCTTGAGGGTGAAGAGGATGGTGGTGTTTACAGGGGAGGAATTTAGGGTTTTGTTGAGGGCAGGAACGTAAATTTTGTCAAGGTAGAGGTGGGGTTCGTCCACACTCATACTCAGCCACAGAAACAGCGCCGTTAGACCTAATGTTATAAGGAAGGTGGTGCAGCGTATGCAGCAGCTCTCCTGCGCCGCCGCCATCTACGGTGGCCGGATTGTCGTTTAGGTGCTGTTTTCTGCTATAATGTGTTGGACGGAGTTAAGGTGTTGGTTTTATTTATAGTTTGCAAGCGCTGTTGGGAAGTTTCCAACGAGTCTTCTTAGATCCTTCTACCACCATTACATACGAAATTTTCATGAACTCGTTTCTCCTATGCTTTCTCACACACGAAGaaaaagaaatggaaaaaaaaagaaaaattgaacaTGTTTAAGCACAAACTTTATATTTATCTCacttaaaactaaataattagcAATATATCAACctatattagtttattttatttgaatcttAACCAGTGAGTTAAAGcttgaaaaataaatagaaaagaatCCTTTTAAGTGAGAGTAtgatacaataataataaaacaaaacaagaaaaacataaagCAAGTTGTACGGAAGGACGCGTTCAAAGTTTTTATTTCTTACCTCTCTCTGTACCGATGATAAATGAACGAGTGTCCGTTTGTTTTTGAGCGGAGAAAGGCTACTGTTCACAGAGAAAATGCGAAAATcaagtaataaaatatattaaaacacaaaaatgaaaaagtttTTACCCTCTACACTTTCTTTGCAAATTTGTGAAGAAAGttctatatatttatatttctttaattaattaattgtaaatTACTTTTCtatcctttttattttaaactcaagttattttatttttatttaagtagaattataatttaaatataaaaacataattaaaattaaaaaatattattataaaataacataattaattatattatatatataataaattataaatataaataataataataaatatatttttaagaacaaagaaataaatttatataaaaattattaattacaaaaaataaagataaaaataattttatttaatataaaaatgagtttttattaaatatttataattataaatattttaattaaaataagtataatttataaataaataaattttttaacaatttttaaataaaaggacAAATAtgtaaagttacatttttattaattaaaaaaaacacaatttcaatcACACCCATTACATCAttcataaactttcctcacacttTCCCCACTCTTTATCTTAATCCTAACATCCTAACTTTCTTTATACTTtctcttcaaatcatctcaaatccacTCCCTCATTTTCactctctaatccaaacaaagcattaaagaaaaagaacattaaaaaataactatattttaattatatttattttattttttaatttaaaatttaatatattattatattattaaaattagttgTGAAATGGTGTATATTTTTAGGATTGTTAAAATATTCTAATTCTAATTGAATTCATCATATTCCAGATACAcgtcttcgatcttatacattttaaattactaaaatatatttactttattagataatttaaaacattatattgatttctttttaatttttaattttataacttatttataaatcatatttttattattttttagttgtttgatatttatttaattattatctgatattttcatgtttatataattataatctttttcttaatatttaacATTCGAACAAAGAAAAGATTATCATTTTGATCTTAAATATTTGAtgatactaatttttttattgtaattttt includes:
- the LOC137835321 gene encoding protein NDR1-like is translated as MAAAQESCCIRCTTFLITLGLTALFLWLSMSVDEPHLYLDKIYVPALNKTLNSSPVNTTILFTLKLVNGNKDSGIKYDDVHLAFKIFVSVNTTRPLGNATVERFYQGHDKKAFKPGSLNGGVNLTEAVAEKVVYRVDFTTAVKYKIVWWYTKRHRLWGGANVEMNNSGLKVYRKPVRLGGKNPEVIPSGTPEFRGCHRALVSFCVAAFVLLLNFDGFS